The sequence below is a genomic window from Colletotrichum destructivum chromosome 4, complete sequence.
GACATGGTGCTTGTCGTATTCCAATCCGTCGGGAGTAACTGTGGGAGACGATGGAAGCCGGTGTCGTCTAGATTCCCGCCTGTGCAAACATTTTCGGTCGCAAAAAAATCCTTATCGAACCACCCCGCCCCCGATAAGGGTCCGCTTTAACATTTGACGAGCCGGAGTTCGCGCACGGCCCTCTGTCGGTTGTAGACTCCAAAGTCCTTATGCTTATTCATAAATTGCACAACACACATAACCCACACTATTAACTGcgcatcctcctcctgcaAGTGAGATGATAAACAGCCATGATGCGAGCGGTTTCTGCCCAGTCGAAAGTCAGGTAGACTGTTTGGTTGTTTAGTCAAACAAAGCAGCTTGAGAGAGTTGGCAAATAACACAAACCTCGATGAACACATGTACGATTAGGAACTATCAACGTCCTGCAGTCCACCATTCTACTGCTGAGTCGCGTCTTTGCTGCCATCTTGCCGATACCGCACAACTAGCGACCCGATTAGATGATGGGATTCGTTTACATGTCCCCCCGTACTCTCTAAAATTTGTAAGTCGCACTATTGCTCTCGCTTGAGAAGTGTGTGGACATCCGAGGTCTCCAACCGTGGAGTTTCACCCTCGTTCTACTTCACCGGAAACTGAAAGCGACGTATTTGACTCCTTTGTACTTTTCATAGGTTGCGATGTGCCTTTCTCCTTAGACCCAGGACCCAAATGCTCAATCACACAACTCGGCCTACGGTCTGAGAAAAACATGTCATCCGGGGAACCGGACCTATCACAAACCCGGACAGAAGCCACTTGTCCCGTGTAGCTTGGTCCCTCCGTATTTTGATCGATAGAAAGTTAACTTCGATCTTCAGAGGATAAGTCCACTTTTCCAATATAAGAAAGCAACCAGAAGGGACGCAGCGACTCGTTATGCCCCCACCTATTACGTTGATCCAAGTCATCTGCCTTACTCTTACAGCCAGTTCAACGGAACAGATGCTGTTGCCAATGCATGAGTATATATGCCCAGTAGATCTATTTCAAGTAAGAGGTGCTTCTTCCCTCCGGACACTGTTCACCTCCAGATCAAAAGCAGCCTCCTTTCTACTCTCGCCTACAATGTATTTCTCAACTCTCATCGGTGTTATCGTTATCGCCGCTGGTCTGGCTTCGGCATCCCCAGTGTCGCAATTCAACCCATCTATCGTGGAACGACAAAACTGGCAATCTTGCCCTGTCAATGGACAACGGTGCACCAACATAAACGGGGGCGTTGGTGGTTGTGTGTGCCGCCCCGAAGTTCGACAACTTGCTCCATATGACTGTGTTTGCATCTAAGTGGGCCTCTCTGATCCTTCTCCCAGCCCAACGCAACAACTCCTAGCATGATTACTAtgagaagctcaagagcTAACtgcttttgttttgtttATTTCAGGCTCTTGAATTCAGCCGCGGTAGATTCACAATGCTTGCGCATCTCGCAGGGAGCATGTATCTTCCATCCGGAGCATCGCGCGAGGCTAACTGGACGGGGATCACGATATTCGATGGGCATGCCAATGGAGAGCCAGCTTTGACTATTGAAGTAATGACAAAATGACTTCCTAAGAAGCGTACAACTTCATAAAATAGAGCTTTGGACATCATAAGACTGTACAGACCCCCGCCCGATGGCTTGCTGCTTGAACCTTAGAAAACGTTTAGTGTCTATCATTCAGTGATGTTTAAATGGGGCAAAGCACTCGAGAAACACAAGAGTCTACAAGAAGCTCCCCTTCCGGAAAGCCGAATCACTGTTGACTAGTAGTGATTCTAATGAGAAGGACTGAAGAAGATTCCATCGTATCACTTGCGTCCGCTTGTTTCACTCTTACAAGGCTcagccgctgccgacgaAGCACAGCATATGCAACTAGATAACCATTTTTCTTGGCCCGAATGGCTTTGGCGGCCGTCGGGCCGCTTGAAGAATGGCAGTCTGTCTATTCCTCTCTTCTCCGCGCCCTTTTTGAAACCCTCTCTTCGCACCTTACTTATATGAGGAGTCTGTCAAATAGGCTCACTGTCCAGAATAAACAAAAGCTAGAGCGGCCCTTCAAAGCAGCAAGGTCTCCATGGTTTCGACAACGACCTACGAGCCGTTGCTTGCAACTCTCACGTTCACCCCTGGAGGCTTTCAACAAACCAAGGTTCTTTCCCTAGAACCCCAGACCACGCCATTCACACCTCCCGACGGTGCCTGCTCTGCGGATATCCGATGCCAGTATAAGCCTGAGGAGTTGAGTTCCGGTGCCGAATGTCTGGGAGACCAGGTAGTCGTGGAGACCAAGGCCACGCTGCCGACACAATGTTTCCCAAAGAGCTACAACGAGATTTGGCGACCGTCTGGGACGTTCAGTAAGAATCCCTCCAGATCGTGAACCGGGCTGCCGCTAAGACGCATCCAACCCAGGCGACGTGGCGAGCATGGCCTACCCAGGCACCGCATGCATCAGCGGCTGGACGACGGCTTGCACGACAACATTGACCCTGGAGAGCGCCCAGACTTATGTCCAGACTTGGTGCTGCCCCCCTGGCTCCTACACCTGCCTCACGCCTGGGCCGGGAGAGACCCCGTGGCGAGACTGCGTGAGCATGCTTAGCACCAACACCGAAGTCTGGGTCAACAATAGCGCGACTAGCGGTGGGGGCGAGAAGGTTCTCTGGAGCTCCTGGAGAAAGGTCTCTCTGACAAATCTGCCGAGCTCCGGACCGCTCTCGGTCAAGCATCCTGTCTTTCCGCTCTATGGCCAGCCTGCCCCGCGGGGCATAGATGGTGCGGAGGGAGGCCTGTCGACGGGGGCTGTCGCAGGAATCGCAGCAGGGGCGGTCGCTTTggtcttcgtcctcctcggcggcggcatctgcaTCATCTTTCGCAAACGAAGACAGAAGAGGGCCGTCCTGGCTGCTCGGAACCTtgccgccaacgacaacgatgGGCGGGACTACAACGGACTAGGGTACGACACGAAACAAGAACTTCCTGGTCACGGCCTCGAGACGAGAGCGTTGAAGGTTGCTACACCCCCGCCCGTTGAGTTGGCTGCGTAAATGAGAACTGCGGAGGTGGAAGGCAGTCGCCCCATGGAGTTGTCATAAACATAACCGTGACATGCTGGAAATACTGAGCAACACAGTCGATTGTATATTCTGAACGTCACCAAATTGAGGAGCATCTGAGCCAGAATGGTTTGAAGCACGCACACACAAATAATGGCAGACTGATACGATGTTGTTCGTCCCTGGAATCTGTGAACTCGAATTTGGTGACATCTACCAGAATATCAGCATGGACTGGTTTGCAACCAATACTACACTGATCTATAGGCGATTACAAGACAGCAATGCTTTGACTTCAATGCCAGTCGCCCCTTGACACCCCCAGTCCCACCGCCAATTGTCTGCATGTCTCCGTCAAAGTCTAGGTATCAGTATGGCGTCGACATGGAGCCAAGCAATACTCGACTGATCTTGTGGGGTTGCAACTCCTAATTAGGGCCGAAAAGCCTGTCTTGCGGGCCTGTGCATGGCATCGAGAACGGGGCGCCGTTTTGTTGATTGGATGTGCTGATGGTGTTGTAGACTAGTCTCTACGCCCTTGCGATGACTTGTCACCCATGTATGTCTAGTAATGGGCGTATCTCTCAGAGACTCAGTCGGCCACTTTTCAACAACCACGAAGCCAGGAAAGGATATATAGAGACATGATGACTTCATTTCTTCGAATGATTTGCCGGTTGGGAAACAATCAAATTCCGGTCTCCCGTATACTACATTCACACGATGTCCGAATCTCCCGAATCCGTAATAattgtcggcgccggcatcgtcggctcCGCCCTGGCTTATTCTTTGTCTACATCACCGACGCCCCGGCGCATCACCATAGTCGACCGTTCCTTCGGCCCGCTCCTCGGCTCCACTGGCCACGCGCCGGGGTTCGTCGGCCAGTTCAACGAGTCCGACGTGCTCACCAAGCTGGCGATCGAGACCGTGTCCGAGTACACCAAGATCCCCGGAGGATTCGACACCGTGGGCGGCTTGGAGATCGCCTTCGGGGCGGCAGGAGTCGAGCGGTTGAAGTCAAGGTGCGCGAATGCCGCCCGCCTGGGCCTGCCAGCCAAACTACTGAGCATCGACGAAGCGCACGCGCTCGCGCCGGAGCTTGTGAAGGCTTCGAGCCCGGGGGCCGCGGCGTTTTTTCCAACCGACGGGACCGCCAGCGCCTGCGAAATCACTTCCTTCTACcaggaggaggcgaagaaATCGGGGGTGCAGTTCCTGCAAAGCGAAGTCAGGAAACTCGTTATCCGGGATGGCCGCGTCGCTGGCGTCGAGGTCTCCGACGGAGACTGCGTCAGACAGCTCGACGCTGGCAAGGTCATCATCACGACCGGGATCTGGGCCCAAGATCTGTGCCGCGATCTCGGCTTCCCGGTACCCGTCGTCCCTGTCGGGCACCCGTACATGCACGGCCAGCTGCGAGCCCCGCTGTCCCGCAAGTTGCCCTTCGTCCGCTGGCCAGAGCATCATGTCTACGCCAGAGACCACGGAGAAAGATACGGCATCGGCAGCTACGATCATGCGCCCCTTGAGTGCAAGGCTAGGAACAACACGGCCATCGGAAGCTGGGTCAAGGACTTTAAGCAGACACTGCAATCCGCCACGGCGTTGTTGCCGTCCGCTGCTGCCGAACAGTTCGATCAGGGAGCGAGCTTCAACGGCATCTTCTCCATGACGCCCGACAACATGCCGCTTGCCGGGTCGGTGCAGTCTATGCCGGGATTACACATGGCTGTCGCGGTCTGGGTCACACACGCGGCGGGCACAGCCAAGTACCTGACACAAGTGATTGACGGCAAGGACGTGGACCAGGAGACCCGAAGTGCTTTGAATCCCGAACGGTTTAGGGGGCAAGATCTTGCGACGTTGGAGGAGAAGTCTCTTCTTGGATATAATTCCATCTACAAGACTGTAAGCAGGTCGGCATAGCCCAATGAACTTATAAAGCTGCCCACAAAGTGCCATCCCAACACGACTCCGCTTGCGAGATATGACTATGCTAGCTGTTCTAAAGTCGTTCCATATGTATTCTTGCAAAATTTGGAAGCCAAGAATTCTCACACATGCCAAGTTTAGTATGGCGAGACATGGTGCAAGACCTCGTGCAATTGGAGGCTGCTTTTGGACGCGGACTTGTTGGAACTGAAGTTCGAAAGCATCTACTAGTACAACGTGGCAAGTGATTAAACAAAACAGTAATGTTTCGATGCATTGTAATATTGTAACCAAAAGGAGTCGGGAGAGAAGTGGAAAACCCAACTAAAGCTTCCACTTGGAAAGCGCTCGGCATGGGCGACCGTCCGGCCGACGGCATGAAAGGTCCGTTCGCCGAACGCCTTGTTCATAGAGGGCCTTCGGGACATCGAATCAATTGAAAATCTCGTCGCAGGAAGTAACGAGCGCGGGATGACATGCCGAAATTGAAACAAAACAAGAGCCCGAAAGGCGAGTTCTCTCAACAACCCGCTCGCACCACATCGGCCGGGTCGCTTACACCACGGATGGAGGGACCGAGAGCCCCACAATCGGGCCCGgcaggcctcggcgacgaacGTCGGGCGCCGAACTATTCGGCCTCACATCACACACGGCAGGCCATGTCCATCCATTTCCTTTGAGAAATTACCATCAGTAACGCAACGTCGATACGCATAAAAATGAGGGACATCCCCCCCGCTTGGTGTCTCTCATTGTACTTggaccaccaccatcacaCATCCCATCAGCTAACACTTCCCGGGAAGGAGGCTCCAACATCGCTGCACCATGGGGTCACAATTAAACGacacgacggcgtcgccgaaATTTGCTCCCATTCCAAGTCCCGCCGCAAAGAACGCGCCCTACTTCACCCCGGAACAAGACCCTGTCTCCGGCACGGCCCTCGGCACGACGACCGGCGCCCCGACCCCGAAGCTCTTCACTCCACTCACCGTCCGTGGCCTCACCTTCCAGaaccgcctcttcctcgcgcCCTTGTGCCAGTActcggccgcggcggacgGCCGCGTCACGGACTGGCACCTGACCcacctcggcggcatcctccAGCGCGGGCCAGGGCTGTCCATCATGGAGTCCACGGCCGTGCAGCGCGAGGGCCGCATCACGCCCCAGGACCTCGGCCTGTGGGATGACGTCCAGGTCGGGCCGCTGCGGCGCATCGTCGACTTCGCCCACGCCCAGGGCCAGAAGATCGGCATTCAGCTCAGCCACGCCGGCCGCAAGGCCAGCACCGTCGCCCCTTTCCTGCACATGAACGCCACCTCAGACGCCGCGGTCGGCGGCTGGCCCGACGAGGTCTACGCCCCGTCGGCACTGCGCTTCAACGACGCCTATCCACGGCCCAGGGCTATGACGCTGGAGCAGATCGGGGCCTTCAAGACGGccttcgtcgaggcggcgaggagggccgtgggcgccggcttcgacgtcgtcgaggtccacgCCGCCCACGGGTACCTCCTCCACCAGTTCCTCAGCCCCATCAGTAACCGGCGCACGGATCGGTACGGCGGCAGCTGGGAGAACCGCACGCGGCTGgtgctcgaggtcgtcgacctggTGCGCGCCGCGATCCCGGAGGACATGCCCCTGTTCGTGCGCATCAGCGCGACGGACTGGTTCGACGACATGAAGGAGGAGTTCCCCGAGAGCTGGACCGTCGCGGACTCGTGCAGGCTGGCGcccatcctcgccgacaggggcgtcgacttcctcgacgtcaGCTCGGGCGGCATTCACCCCCTGCAGTCGACGAGCATCAAGGGCGGCCCCGGCTACCAGGCAGGCTTCGCCAAGGAAATCAAGAAGTCGGTTGGCGATAAGATGGTTGTGTCGGCTGTCGGTGGCATCAGCACCGGTACGATGGCGGAAGGCTTCCTCCAGGCGGGATTGGACGTCATCATGTGCGGCCGGTGGTTCCAGAAGAACCCGGGCCTGGTTTACGCGTTTGCTGATGAGCTCGGCACCAACGTCAAGATGGCGAACCAGATTGGATGGGGCTTTGGCGGACGAAAGGGAAAGAAATAGGCTGCTTGACGTCGAACCGATTGGCACGGGATTGAGAGATGGAGCATTGTCGTCCATAGACGCGAGTAGTTGTTATTCGACGCTCAGTAGGACGATCTTGGATTGGCATCCGGTCAGTGTTATGGCTGTTTTTCAATGTCACCTAGTTGGAACTGATCGTTGATCTCAAAACTATTGTAATATTGCTTGCTTTGGCTACAAACACACCTTGAACGCCGCCCTCCCGATGGTTACAATCTGCTTAATGTAGGTATACTTCATAAACATTATGATCCAAGGCCGTAAGAACAGGAGCCCGGTTTGCAACTGCTCCTTTTCTCATTTCCTCAGGCATGCCCAGGTTGCGGTTTAGACAAAAGAAAATCCGTATTAGACCTCCGTCTCGACATCCGGCTTGCGCCCGTTGAGAGCGCCAAGCTTGGTGATCTTGCGGACGGCGAACTTGGCCTCGTTCTTCGCAAACTGTACGTTACGCATCGGACGCCACTGCATCAGCCCGCGGTGCTGGCGATGCAGGTCTCGGCTTCTGCTTTTGTAGTCCTTGTAAGCCTGGATTGGACCGTTGCTCTTCTTGGAAGCATTCGAAGGTGTCTCACTCGCATTGCTGTCGGTCGACTGTCGGGTTCCGTCGCTGCCCCCTTTGGtgctggcgtcggcgatCCCAAGATCGAGGTCGCTACtttcatcgtcgtcatcgaaATCTTCATCAAAATCATCGCGTCCCTCGGAGTTGAGATCTTCTTGCTCGCCGTCAATCAAATGAGTCGGGTCTTTCCCAAAAGCCGTACTCCAATCGGTTCCATCCTTGGACAGCcacttttctttctccttcgGGTCGACCTGGGCAAGAACATCGCGACCATGGGTAAGAGACTCATCATGGAGCCTTTGAACCGCGGGAGGAACCTCAGTCTTGACTTCCTCACCCCGAACG
It includes:
- a CDS encoding Putative FAD dependent oxidoreductase, FAD/NAD(P)-binding domain superfamily, with amino-acid sequence MSESPESVIIVGAGIVGSALAYSLSTSPTPRRITIVDRSFGPLLGSTGHAPGFVGQFNESDVLTKLAIETVSEYTKIPGGFDTVGGLEIAFGAAGVERLKSRCANAARLGLPAKLLSIDEAHALAPELVKASSPGAAAFFPTDGTASACEITSFYQEEAKKSGVQFLQSEVRKLVIRDGRVAGVEVSDGDCVRQLDAGKVIITTGIWAQDLCRDLGFPVPVVPVGHPYMHGQLRAPLSRKLPFVRWPEHHVYARDHGERYGIGSYDHAPLECKARNNTAIGSWVKDFKQTLQSATALLPSAAAEQFDQGASFNGIFSMTPDNMPLAGSVQSMPGLHMAVAVWVTHAAGTAKYLTQVIDGKDVDQETRSALNPERFRGQDLATLEEKSLLGYNSIYKTVSRSA
- a CDS encoding Putative NADH:flavin oxidoreductase/NADH oxidase, aldolase-type TIM barrel, NADPH dehydrogenase YqjM, with product MGSQLNDTTASPKFAPIPSPAAKNAPYFTPEQDPVSGTALGTTTGAPTPKLFTPLTVRGLTFQNRLFLAPLCQYSAAADGRVTDWHLTHLGGILQRGPGLSIMESTAVQREGRITPQDLGLWDDVQVGPLRRIVDFAHAQGQKIGIQLSHAGRKASTVAPFLHMNATSDAAVGGWPDEVYAPSALRFNDAYPRPRAMTLEQIGAFKTAFVEAARRAVGAGFDVVEVHAAHGYLLHQFLSPISNRRTDRYGGSWENRTRLVLEVVDLVRAAIPEDMPLFVRISATDWFDDMKEEFPESWTVADSCRLAPILADRGVDFLDVSSGGIHPLQSTSIKGGPGYQAGFAKEIKKSVGDKMVVSAVGGISTGTMAEGFLQAGLDVIMCGRWFQKNPGLVYAFADELGTNVKMANQIGWGFGGRKGKK